One segment of Synchiropus splendidus isolate RoL2022-P1 chromosome 4, RoL_Sspl_1.0, whole genome shotgun sequence DNA contains the following:
- the LOC128757901 gene encoding relaxin-3 receptor 1-like encodes MSDPDFDRLELFRNILNVCSLDRYCNHSFFNAGSISDWQEMADDGPPWLRILISVVYFVVATAGVLGNLLVMVLLYSTRTVTTGTINFFVLNLALAQLLLSLALPFWAVDALLDYSWPFGLAMCKAVSLLTGLNVYASCFFLTAMSLTRYCFVATALKPSATLCSKSRTFPVATAFIWAAALVAAAPRAIFADLSVIGSANDTTCLLRFPVGTAWLGVNQLLRVLMGFLLPHSIIMVSYLLLLRFLCRHKLKGRNAQRKVDISKSVAVVVLSFCACWFPYNLLSLWGALIQLDLLDISRSFYLAQTYFFPLANCLAFTSSCFNPVIYCLIRKEYRMALHNILLKLTSKLPYGIQSEERAVQANERPIPLNNLYSQSTQSDTKRYDPQLALPTVISSL; translated from the coding sequence ATGTCCGACCCGGACTTCGACAGGCTCGAGCTTTTCCGCAACATCCTCAACGTCTGCAGTCTGGACCGCTACTGCAATCACTCCTTCTTCAACGCAGGGAGTATTTCCGACTGGCAGGAGATGGCCGACGACGGGCCGCCGTGGTTACGGATTCTGATCTCGGTGGTGTACTTTGTTGTGGCTACTGCAGGAGTGTTGGGGAACCTGTTGGTGATGGTCCTGCTGTACTCCACTCGCACCGTCACCACTGGCACCATTAACTTTTTTGTGTTGAACCTCGCTTTGGCGCAGCTGCTCCTCTCCTTGGCTTTACCCTTCTGGGCGGTTGACGCCCTCCTGGACTACAGTTGGCCTTTTGGCCTGGCCATGTGCAAAGCTGTGTCCTTGCTAACCGGCCTTAACGTCTACGCTAGCTGTTTTTTCCTCACGGCAATGAGCTTGACCCGATACTGCTTCGTAGCAACGGCCCTCAAGCCCAGCGCCACGCTCTGCAGCAAGTCTCGCACCTTCCCTGTGGCCACCGCCTTCATCTGGGCGGCCGCTCTGGTAGCCGCGGCCCCTCGCGCCATCTTTGCCGATCTGAGCGTCATAGGCAGCGCCAACGACACCACGTGCCTGCTCCGATTCCCAGTCGGAACCGCCTGGCTGGGAGTAAATCAGCTCCTGCGAGTGCTGATGGGCTTCCTCCTGCCCCACTCCATCATCATGGTCTCCTACTTGCTCCTGCTGCGCTTCCTGTGCCGGCACAAGCTGAAAGGCAGGAATGCTCAGCGAAAAGTCGACATCTCAAAGTCCGTCGCAGTCGTGGTGCTTTCGTTTTGCGCTTGCTGGTTCCCCTACAACCTCCTGAGCCTGTGGGGCGCTCTGATCCAGCTCGACCTTTTGGACATCAGCAGGTCCTTCTATTTGGCTCAGACATACTTCTTTCCGCTGGCTAACTGCCTGGCGttcaccagcagctgcttcaaCCCCGTCATCTACTGCCTGATTCGTAAAGAGTACCGCATGGCTCTCCACAACATCCTCCTCAAACTCACGTCCAAGCTTCCGTACGGCATCCAGTCGGAGGAGCGGGCAGTTCAGGCCAACGAAAGGCCCATTCCTCTCAACAACTTGTACAGCCAGAGCACACAGAGTGACACAAAGAGATACGACCCTCAGCTCGCACTCCCCACAGTTATCTCCTCTCTGTAA